A stretch of Helicobacter pylori oki112 DNA encodes these proteins:
- a CDS encoding SoxW family protein, with the protein MFSLSYVSKKFLSVLLLISLFLSACKSNNKDKLDENLLSSGSQSSKELNDERDNIDKKSYAGLEDVFLDNKSISPNNKYMLLVFGRNGCSYCERFKKDLKNVKELRDYIKEHFSAYYVNISYSKEHNFKVGDKNNEKEIKMSTEELAQIYAVQSTPTIVLSDKTGKTIYELPGYMPSTQFLAVLEFIGDGKYQDTKNDEDLTKKLKAYIKYKTNLSKSKSN; encoded by the coding sequence ATGTTTTCACTTTCTTATGTTTCCAAGAAATTTTTAAGCGTGTTGCTATTGATTTCGCTATTTTTAAGTGCTTGCAAATCCAACAATAAAGACAAATTAGATGAAAATCTTTTAAGTTCCGGTTCTCAAAGCTCCAAAGAATTGAACGATGAGCGAGACAACATAGACAAAAAGAGTTACGCCGGTTTAGAAGATGTTTTTTTAGACAATAAGTCCATTAGCCCTAATAACAAATACATGCTTTTAGTTTTTGGGCGTAATGGTTGCTCCTATTGCGAAAGGTTTAAAAAAGATCTCAAGAATGTCAAAGAATTGCGCGACTACATTAAAGAGCATTTTAGCGCTTACTATGTCAATATCAGCTACTCCAAAGAGCATAATTTTAAAGTCGGCGATAAAAATAATGAAAAAGAAATCAAAATGTCCACAGAAGAATTAGCGCAAATTTATGCCGTCCAATCCACCCCTACGATTGTTTTATCCGATAAAACCGGCAAAACCATCTATGAATTGCCCGGCTATATGCCTTCCACGCAATTTTTAGCCGTGTTAGAATTTATCGGCGATGGGAAGTATCAAGACACGAAAAACGATGAGGATCTCACTAAAAAATTAAAGGCTTACATCAAGTATAAAACCAACCTTTCTAAAAGCAAGTCTAACTAG
- a CDS encoding membrane protein, protein MLRFVSKTICLSLIGLFNPLEAFQKHQKDGFFIEAGFETGLLEGTQTKEEATAQNTQKIQKNPLTHPQTKEQPKEQNKSDTATPQSAYGKYYIPQSTILKNATALFTTDKIENGLTFYSQNPVYANMVNGSVTIQNFLPYNLNNVELSFKDAQGKVINLGVIETIPKDSQIILPASLFNDSEFEQADSFNYQQLQATATQFSDANTQSLFEKLSKITTNVAMSYENADTNNFKGNCNDCVSDFTPQTAEELTNLMLDMIAVFDSKSWEEAVLNAPFQFSNSSSECGSDFPKCVNPFNNGRVAPIYEKYVLTPQSVIDAFRRAINLEVNIMKSGFLGLGYELDDNDGNLGIAASALNPEKLFGKTLNKVDIVELRDIIHEFSHTKGYTHNGNMTYQRVRLCQENGGAIQECEGGKEELVNGKEELKFTNGKEVKDQDGYTYNVCSFYKDNHQVYTAGNYPNSIYTNCAQVPAGLIGVTSAVWQQLINQNALPINFANLSSQANYLNAGLNVQNFATSMVSAIAQNFSTTSTTTYRSSSKNFRSPILGVNVKIGYQHYFNDYIGLAYYGIIKYNYAQANDEKIQQLSYGGGMDVLFDFITTYTNKKQNNPTKKVFASSFGVFGGLRGLYNSYYVFNQVKGSGNLDIVTGFNYRYKHSKYSIGISVPLIQSNIQIASNNGIYADSVILDEGGSHFKVFFNYGWIF, encoded by the coding sequence ATGCTAAGATTCGTTAGTAAAACGATTTGCTTGTCTTTAATCGGCTTGTTCAACCCTTTAGAAGCCTTTCAAAAACACCAAAAAGACGGCTTTTTTATAGAAGCTGGGTTTGAAACCGGGTTATTAGAAGGCACGCAAACTAAAGAAGAAGCAACAGCTCAAAACACCCAAAAAATCCAAAAAAACCCTCTAACCCACCCACAAACTAAAGAACAGCCTAAAGAACAAAACAAAAGCGATACAGCCACCCCCCAAAGCGCTTACGGAAAATACTACATACCCCAAAGCACCATTTTAAAAAACGCAACGGCTTTATTCACCACGGACAAGATAGAAAATGGCTTAACTTTTTATTCTCAAAACCCTGTGTATGCGAATATGGTTAATGGGAGCGTAACCATACAAAACTTTCTGCCTTATAATTTAAACAATGTTGAACTGAGTTTTAAAGACGCTCAAGGCAAGGTGATTAATTTAGGCGTGATAGAGACTATCCCTAAAGATTCTCAAATCATTCTGCCTGCAAGCTTGTTTAATGATTCAGAATTTGAACAAGCTGATAGCTTTAATTACCAACAACTTCAAGCCACTGCCACACAATTTTCTGATGCTAACACGCAGAGTTTGTTTGAAAAGCTCAGCAAGATCACAACCAATGTAGCGATGAGTTATGAAAACGCCGATACCAACAATTTTAAAGGTAATTGCAATGATTGTGTGTCAGATTTCACCCCACAAACCGCAGAAGAATTGACCAATTTAATGTTAGATATGATTGCGGTGTTTGACTCTAAATCGTGGGAAGAAGCCGTTTTAAACGCCCCTTTCCAATTTTCTAACAGCTCATCAGAGTGTGGCTCTGACTTTCCTAAGTGCGTGAATCCTTTCAATAACGGGCGTGTCGCTCCCATCTATGAAAAATACGTGCTAACCCCACAATCCGTTATAGATGCGTTTAGAAGAGCGATCAATCTTGAAGTGAACATCATGAAATCAGGGTTTTTAGGGCTAGGGTATGAACTTGATGATAATGATGGTAATCTAGGGATAGCCGCTTCTGCATTAAATCCCGAAAAATTGTTTGGTAAAACTTTGAACAAAGTTGATATTGTGGAATTAAGAGATATTATCCATGAATTTAGCCACACTAAAGGCTATACGCATAATGGGAACATGACTTATCAAAGGGTGCGCTTGTGTCAAGAAAACGGCGGAGCTATACAAGAATGTGAGGGTGGGAAAGAAGAATTGGTCAATGGAAAAGAAGAACTAAAATTTACAAACGGAAAAGAAGTAAAAGATCAGGATGGTTACACCTATAATGTATGTTCTTTTTATAAGGACAATCACCAAGTCTATACAGCGGGCAACTACCCCAATTCCATCTACACCAATTGTGCTCAAGTCCCCGCCGGGCTTATAGGGGTTACCAGCGCTGTTTGGCAACAGCTCATCAATCAAAACGCCCTGCCCATTAATTTCGCTAATTTGAGCAGTCAAGCCAACTATTTAAACGCCGGGTTGAATGTGCAAAATTTTGCAACCTCTATGGTCAGCGCAATCGCGCAAAATTTTTCCACCACTTCCACCACCACTTACCGCTCTTCAAGTAAGAATTTTAGAAGCCCTATTTTAGGGGTCAATGTTAAAATAGGCTACCAACATTATTTCAATGACTACATAGGGTTAGCCTATTACGGCATCATCAAATACAACTACGCTCAAGCTAACGATGAAAAAATCCAGCAATTAAGCTATGGTGGGGGAATGGATGTGTTGTTTGATTTCATCACCACTTATACCAATAAAAAGCAAAACAATCCCACTAAAAAAGTTTTTGCTTCCTCTTTTGGGGTGTTTGGAGGGTTAAGGGGCTTATACAATAGCTATTATGTCTTCAACCAAGTCAAAGGAAGCGGTAATTTAGATATAGTTACTGGGTTTAATTACCGCTACAAGCATTCTAAATATTCTATAGGCATTAGCGTTCCTTTAATCCAAAGCAATATCCAAATCGCTTCTAATAATGGCATCTATGCGGATTCTGTCATTTTGGATGAAGGGGGCAGTCATTTTAAAGTGTTTTTTAATTACGGGTGGATTTTCTAG
- the dcd gene encoding dCTP deaminase, translated as MGLKADSWIKKMSLEHGMISPFCEKQVGKNVISYGLSSYGYDIRVGSEFMLFDNKNALIDPKNFDPNNATKIDASQEGFFILPANAFALAHTIEYFKMPKDTLAICLGKSTYARCGIIVNVTPFEPEFEGYITIEISNTTNLPAKVYANEGIAQVVFLQGDEMCEQSYKDRGGKYQGQVGITLPKILK; from the coding sequence ATGGGATTGAAAGCGGATTCTTGGATTAAAAAAATGAGTTTAGAGCATGGCATGATTAGTCCTTTTTGCGAAAAGCAAGTCGGTAAGAATGTGATCAGCTATGGTTTGAGCAGTTACGGATATGATATTAGAGTGGGGAGTGAGTTCATGCTCTTTGATAACAAAAACGCTTTAATTGACCCTAAAAACTTTGACCCTAACAACGCGACTAAAATTGATGCGAGCCAAGAGGGCTTTTTTATCTTGCCCGCTAACGCGTTCGCCCTAGCCCATACGATAGAGTATTTTAAAATGCCTAAAGACACTTTAGCGATTTGTTTAGGCAAAAGCACCTACGCTAGATGCGGGATTATTGTGAATGTTACGCCTTTTGAGCCGGAATTTGAAGGCTATATCACGATTGAAATTTCTAACACCACCAACTTACCGGCTAAAGTCTATGCCAATGAGGGGATCGCGCAAGTGGTGTTTTTACAAGGCGATGAAATGTGCGAGCAAAGCTATAAAGACAGAGGCGGTAAGTATCAAGGGCAAGTGGGAATCACTTTGCCTAAAATTTTAAAGTGA
- the ccsA gene encoding cytochrome c biogenesis protein CcsA, with translation MKNLKSLLSFLLASFWVAIPLIALYALACAIATFIENDYGTSASKAIVYNTPWFNFLHAYLLVVLIGTFIKSKALERKRYASLFFHSSLILIILGAAITHFFGVEGLMHVRENSAQSSFESADTYLNITLNDEKKLSLKTPLTFYYSKRLKPIHATLDHKPLILEPLEIYKQNAIKKDDATILVLKATYNGVSHKFNLIKNNRNEGIEESEMFKDDKLSLSFGSAYIGLPFQIKLKRFELERYAGSMSPSSYASEVEVLKLDNTLIKPYRIFMNHVLDYEGYRFFQSSYDTDEKGTILSVNKDPGKIPTYLGYAMLILGALWLLLDKNGRFLKLSRFLKSQQMASFLLALILISPFTSSFANEAPIDMHGGKSAPIERQNVENPANKEDSKSAILERLKHLREYSKDHLKAFQRLQVQDFDGRIKPLDTISIEYIHKILKKDDFQGLNAMQVLLGIMFFPNDWRSIKMIYTSTKALRKLIGTPLDESRIAFRDVFDSRGYKLKNLVEEVNQKSPNARNELDKDVLKVDERINLVYTLFSAQFLRIFPSDKTTAWLSPIEAINSPDKEISSVATGFLKNIFSGFDDALKTNQWDKVEKTLKDLSIYQQEHAKNLYLPSSKVDSEIFLNHTNFFNSLTLPYILLGLLLFIVVISSLVKNTIPNIWLTKTLYIAILLCALAHSMGLVLRWYVSGHSPWSNAYESMLYIAWASVIAGFVLRSKLALSASSFLAGIALFVAHLGFMDPQIGHLVPVLKSYWLNIHVSVITASYGFLGLCFVLGILSLVLFILRKQGRFNLDKTILSISAINEMSMILGLFMLTAGNFLGGVWANESWGRYWGWDPKETWALISICVYALILHLRFLGSQNWPFILASSSVLGFYSVLMTYFGVNYYLSGLHSYAAGDPLPIPTFLYFLIAIPFALVILAYFKRHLSLPKLV, from the coding sequence ATGAAGAATCTCAAAAGCCTGCTTTCTTTTTTGCTGGCTTCTTTTTGGGTCGCTATCCCTTTAATCGCGCTCTACGCCTTAGCGTGCGCGATAGCCACTTTTATAGAAAACGATTACGGCACGAGTGCGAGTAAAGCGATTGTGTATAACACCCCTTGGTTTAATTTCTTGCATGCGTATTTGTTGGTGGTTTTAATAGGCACATTCATTAAATCTAAAGCTTTGGAGCGCAAAAGGTATGCGAGCCTTTTTTTCCATAGCTCCTTGATTTTAATCATTTTGGGGGCAGCCATCACGCACTTTTTTGGCGTAGAAGGGCTTATGCATGTGCGAGAAAACAGCGCGCAAAGCTCTTTTGAAAGCGCGGACACTTACCTTAATATCACCCTAAACGACGAAAAAAAACTTTCTTTAAAAACGCCTTTAACTTTTTATTATTCCAAACGATTAAAACCCATTCATGCCACTTTAGATCACAAGCCTTTGATTTTAGAACCTTTAGAGATCTACAAGCAAAACGCTATTAAAAAAGATGACGCTACCATTTTAGTGTTAAAAGCGACCTATAACGGCGTGAGCCACAAATTCAACCTCATTAAAAACAACAGGAATGAAGGCATAGAAGAAAGCGAGATGTTTAAAGACGACAAGCTCTCTTTAAGTTTTGGATCGGCTTACATTGGATTGCCTTTTCAAATCAAACTGAAGCGTTTTGAATTAGAGCGTTACGCCGGCTCTATGAGCCCTTCATCTTACGCTTCAGAAGTGGAAGTTTTGAAATTGGATAACACTTTAATCAAACCTTATAGGATTTTTATGAACCATGTTTTAGATTATGAAGGTTATCGCTTTTTCCAATCTTCCTATGATACGGATGAAAAAGGCACGATTCTTTCTGTCAATAAAGACCCGGGTAAAATCCCCACTTATTTAGGGTATGCGATGCTTATTTTGGGGGCTTTGTGGTTACTTTTGGATAAAAACGGGCGTTTTTTAAAGCTTTCACGCTTTTTAAAATCCCAACAAATGGCTAGTTTCTTACTCGCTTTAATTTTAATCAGCCCTTTTACTTCTTCGTTTGCTAATGAGGCTCCAATTGACATGCATGGGGGAAAAAGCGCTCCAATAGAACGACAGAATGTAGAAAATCCCGCTAATAAAGAGGATTCTAAAAGCGCGATTTTAGAGCGTTTGAAACATTTAAGAGAGTATTCCAAAGACCACTTAAAAGCCTTTCAAAGGCTTCAAGTCCAGGATTTTGACGGGCGTATCAAACCTTTAGACACCATCAGCATTGAATATATCCATAAGATTTTAAAAAAAGATGATTTTCAGGGGCTAAACGCCATGCAAGTGCTTTTAGGGATCATGTTTTTCCCCAATGATTGGCGCAGTATTAAGATGATTTACACTTCCACTAAAGCCTTAAGAAAGCTTATTGGCACGCCTTTAGACGAAAGCCGTATCGCTTTTAGAGATGTTTTTGATAGCCGTGGGTATAAATTAAAAAATTTGGTTGAAGAGGTCAATCAAAAATCCCCTAACGCGCGCAACGAGTTGGATAAAGATGTCTTAAAAGTAGATGAACGAATCAACTTAGTCTATACGCTTTTTAGCGCTCAATTTTTACGCATTTTCCCTAGCGATAAAACCACCGCTTGGCTCTCGCCCATTGAAGCGATCAACAGCCCTGATAAAGAAATTTCAAGCGTGGCAACGGGGTTTTTAAAAAATATTTTTAGCGGGTTTGATGACGCTTTAAAAACCAATCAATGGGATAAAGTAGAAAAAACCCTAAAAGATTTAAGCATTTACCAACAAGAGCATGCCAAAAACCTCTATTTACCCTCTTCTAAAGTGGATTCTGAAATTTTTTTAAACCACACCAATTTTTTTAACAGCCTAACTCTGCCTTATATCCTTCTTGGGTTATTGCTTTTTATCGTTGTGATCAGCTCTCTTGTTAAAAACACGATTCCAAATATTTGGCTCACTAAAACCCTTTATATTGCTATCTTGCTTTGCGCGCTCGCTCATTCTATGGGGCTTGTTTTGCGCTGGTATGTGAGCGGGCATTCGCCTTGGAGCAACGCTTATGAGTCCATGCTTTATATCGCATGGGCTTCTGTTATCGCAGGGTTTGTTTTACGCTCCAAACTCGCGCTATCGGCCTCTAGCTTTTTAGCCGGTATCGCGCTTTTTGTGGCCCATTTAGGCTTTATGGACCCTCAAATTGGCCATTTAGTGCCGGTGTTAAAATCCTATTGGCTCAATATCCATGTTTCTGTCATCACCGCCAGTTATGGCTTTTTGGGCTTGTGTTTTGTGCTAGGGATTTTGAGTTTGGTTTTGTTTATTTTGCGCAAACAAGGGCGTTTCAATTTGGACAAAACCATTCTCTCCATTAGTGCTATCAATGAAATGAGCATGATTTTAGGCCTGTTCATGCTCACAGCTGGGAATTTCTTAGGCGGGGTGTGGGCGAATGAATCTTGGGGGCGCTATTGGGGGTGGGACCCTAAAGAAACTTGGGCGTTGATTTCTATTTGCGTCTATGCTTTAATCTTGCATTTGCGTTTTCTAGGCTCTCAAAATTGGCCCTTTATTTTAGCGAGCAGCAGCGTTTTAGGGTTTTATTCGGTTTTAATGACTTATTTTGGCGTGAATTACTACCTTTCTGGTTTGCACAGCTATGCCGCAGGCGATCCTTTGCCCATCCCTACTTTCTTATACTTTTTAATAGCGATACCTTTTGCTCTCGTGATCTTGGCGTATTTCAAACGCCATTTGAGTTTGCCTAAATTGGTTTAA
- the hemH gene encoding ferrochelatase has protein sequence MNLINEKLNNLENNATKSPKEAVVLLNMGGPNSLYEVGVFLKNMFDDPFILTIKNNFMRKMVGKMIVNNRIEKSKKIYEKLGGKSPLTPITFALTERLNELDPSRFYTYAMRYTPPYASMVLQDLALKEVESLVFFSMYPQYSSTTTLSSFNDAFNALKSLETFRPKVRVIERFYADKKLNEIILNTILSALNNRKSQDFVLIFSVHGLPKSIVDAGDTYQQECEHHVSLLKELMQQKNIPFKEVLLSYQSKLGPMKWLEPSTEELIEKHRKSHIIIYPLAFTIDNSETLYELDMQYRLMAERLAIKEYLVCPCLNDSIEFAQFIIERVKNLKE, from the coding sequence ATGAATTTAATCAATGAAAAGCTTAATAATTTAGAAAATAACGCCACAAAATCCCCTAAAGAAGCGGTCGTTCTTTTGAATATGGGAGGGCCTAACAGCCTTTATGAAGTGGGGGTGTTTTTAAAAAACATGTTTGATGACCCCTTTATCCTTACCATTAAAAATAATTTCATGCGTAAAATGGTGGGTAAAATGATTGTCAATAACCGCATAGAAAAATCCAAAAAAATCTATGAAAAATTAGGAGGCAAATCCCCTTTAACGCCTATCACATTCGCCCTTACAGAGCGTTTGAACGAATTGGATCCTTCTCGCTTTTACACTTATGCGATGCGTTATACCCCCCCTTATGCGTCTATGGTCTTGCAAGATTTAGCCTTAAAAGAGGTAGAAAGCTTGGTGTTTTTTTCCATGTATCCGCAATATTCTAGCACCACCACCCTTTCTAGCTTCAATGACGCTTTTAACGCCCTAAAATCCCTAGAAACTTTCCGCCCTAAGGTGCGAGTGATAGAGCGCTTTTATGCTGACAAAAAGCTTAATGAAATCATTTTAAACACGATTTTAAGCGCCCTAAACAACCGCAAAAGCCAGGATTTTGTCTTAATCTTTTCCGTCCATGGCTTACCTAAAAGCATTGTTGATGCCGGTGATACTTACCAACAAGAATGCGAACACCATGTGAGTTTGTTAAAAGAGTTGATGCAACAAAAAAATATCCCTTTTAAAGAAGTTTTACTCTCCTACCAATCCAAGCTAGGGCCTATGAAATGGCTAGAGCCAAGCACTGAAGAGTTGATAGAAAAGCACCGCAAGTCTCATATTATCATCTACCCTTTGGCTTTCACGATTGACAATTCTGAAACGCTCTATGAATTAGACATGCAATACCGCTTGATGGCAGAGCGCTTGGCAATTAAAGAATATTTGGTTTGCCCATGCTTAAACGATTCCATAGAGTTTGCACAATTCATTATTGAACGGGTTAAAAATCTCAAGGAATAG
- a CDS encoding 16S rRNA (uracil(1498)-N(3))-methyltransferase, with protein MRFVYHPLAKEPTLKIEGESYTHLYRSRRIKSASRLDLRNLKDGFLYTYEHTEITKKHALLKLVGERLLEVMASKKTHLILSVIEIKSVEKILPFLNQLGVSKLSLFYADFSQRNEKIDSAKLERFQKILIHSCEQCGRSALMELEAFSNTKEVLKAYPKASVLDFKGEILPASANFEKGVIIGPEGGFSEPERGYFKEREIYRIPLDMVLKSESACVFVASIAQV; from the coding sequence ATGCGTTTTGTCTATCACCCTTTAGCCAAAGAGCCTACTTTAAAAATAGAAGGCGAGAGTTATACGCATTTATACCGCTCAAGGCGTATCAAAAGCGCGAGTCGTTTGGATTTAAGGAATTTAAAAGACGGCTTTTTATACACCTATGAGCATACAGAAATCACTAAAAAACACGCCCTTTTAAAGCTAGTGGGCGAGCGATTATTAGAGGTTATGGCCAGTAAAAAAACGCATTTGATTTTAAGCGTGATTGAAATCAAAAGCGTTGAAAAAATCCTACCTTTTTTAAACCAGTTAGGCGTGAGCAAGTTGAGTTTATTCTATGCGGATTTTAGCCAACGCAATGAAAAAATAGACAGCGCCAAATTAGAGCGCTTCCAAAAGATTCTGATCCACTCTTGCGAGCAATGCGGTAGGAGCGCTTTAATGGAATTGGAAGCGTTTTCAAACACCAAAGAGGTATTAAAAGCCTACCCAAAAGCGAGCGTTTTGGATTTTAAGGGTGAAATACTACCCGCAAGCGCGAATTTTGAAAAAGGCGTTATCATAGGGCCTGAAGGGGGCTTTAGCGAACCAGAAAGAGGGTATTTTAAAGAGCGTGAAATTTATCGCATCCCGTTAGATATGGTGCTAAAGTCTGAGAGTGCATGCGTGTTTGTGGCGAGTATCGCGCAAGTTTAG
- a CDS encoding glycosyltransferase family 10 domain-containing protein yields MFQPLLGAFIDSTHLDETTHKPPLNVALANWWPLKNSEKKGFRDFILHVILKQRYKIILHNNPNEPSDLVFGNPLEQARKILSYQNTKRVFYTGENEAPNFNLFDYAIGFDELDFNDRYLRMPLYYAYLHYKAEIVNDTTSPYKLKADSLYTLKKPSHKFKENHPNLCALIHNESDPLKRGFASFVASNANAPVRNAFYDALNSIEPVAGGGSVKNTLGYKVKNKNEFLSQYKFNLCFENSQGYGYVTEKILDAYFSHTIPIYWGSPSVAKDFNPKSFVNVHDFKNFDEAIDYIRYLHAHQNAYLDMLYENPLNTIDGKAGFYQDLSFEKILDFFKTILENDTIYHCNDAHYSALHRDLNEPLVSVDGLRRDHDDLRVNYDDLRRDHDDLRRDHDDLRRDHDDLRRDHDDLRRDHDDLRRDHERLLSKATPLLELSQNTSFKIYRKIYQKFLPLLRAIRGWVRK; encoded by the coding sequence ATGTTCCAGCCCTTACTAGGCGCTTTCATAGACAGCACCCATTTAGATGAAACAACCCATAAGCCCCCATTAAATGTAGCCCTAGCCAATTGGTGGCCCTTAAAAAATAGCGAAAAAAAAGGATTCAGAGACTTCATTTTGCATGTCATCCTAAAACAACGCTATAAAATCATTCTACACAACAACCCCAATGAACCCTCAGATCTAGTCTTTGGCAATCCTTTGGAACAAGCCAGAAAAATCTTATCCTATCAAAACACCAAACGAGTGTTTTACACCGGCGAAAATGAAGCGCCCAATTTCAACCTTTTTGATTACGCCATAGGCTTTGATGAATTAGATTTTAACGATCGTTATTTGAGAATGCCTTTGTATTACGCCTATTTGCATTATAAAGCCGAGATCGTTAATGACACCACTTCACCCTATAAACTCAAAGCTGACAGCCTTTATACTTTAAAAAAACCCTCCCATAAATTTAAAGAAAACCACCCCAATTTATGCGCGCTAATCCATAATGAAAGCGATCCTTTGAAAAGAGGGTTTGCCAGTTTTGTTGCGAGCAACGCTAACGCTCCTGTTAGGAACGCTTTCTATGACGCTTTAAATTCTATAGAGCCAGTGGCTGGGGGAGGAAGCGTGAAAAACACTTTAGGCTATAAGGTCAAAAACAAAAACGAATTTTTAAGCCAATACAAATTCAATCTCTGTTTTGAAAATTCACAAGGCTATGGCTATGTAACCGAAAAAATCCTTGACGCGTATTTCAGCCATACCATTCCTATTTATTGGGGGAGTCCCAGCGTGGCGAAAGATTTTAACCCTAAAAGTTTTGTGAATGTGCATGATTTTAAAAACTTTGATGAAGCGATTGACTATATCAGATATTTGCACGCGCACCAAAACGCTTATTTAGACATGCTCTATGAAAACCCTTTAAACACCATTGATGGGAAAGCTGGTTTTTACCAAGATTTGAGTTTTGAAAAGATCCTGGATTTTTTTAAAACGATTTTAGAAAACGATACGATTTATCATTGCAATGATGCCCATTATTCTGCTCTTCATCGTGATTTGAATGAGCCGTTAGTGTCTGTTGATGGGTTGAGAAGAGATCATGATGATTTGAGGGTTAATTATGATGATTTGAGAAGAGATCATGATGATTTGAGAAGAGATCATGATGATTTGAGAAGAGATCATGATGATTTGAGAAGAGATCATGATGATTTGAGAAGAGATCATGATGATTTGAGAAGAGATCATGAACGCCTCTTATCAAAGGCTACCCCTCTTTTGGAGCTATCCCAAAACACCTCTTTTAAAATCTATCGCAAAATTTATCAAAAATTCTTACCCTTGTTGCGTGCCATAAGGGGGTGGGTTAGAAAATAG
- the accB gene encoding acetyl-CoA carboxylase biotin carboxyl carrier protein, protein MNLSEIEELIKEFKASDLGHLKLKHEHFELVLDKESAYAKKNALNPAHSPAPIMVEANMPSVQTPVPMVCTPIVDKKEDFVLSPMVGTFYHAPSPGAEPYVKAGDTLKKGQIVGIVEAMKIMNEIEVEYPCKVVSVEVGDAQPVEYGTKLIKVEKL, encoded by the coding sequence ATGAACCTTTCTGAAATTGAAGAGTTGATCAAAGAATTTAAAGCTTCTGATTTGGGGCATTTGAAATTAAAGCATGAGCATTTTGAGTTGGTTTTGGATAAAGAATCCGCTTATGCGAAAAAAAATGCGCTAAATCCCGCCCATTCTCCAGCCCCTATTATGGTAGAAGCGAACATGCCAAGTGTCCAAACCCCTGTGCCTATGGTATGCACCCCCATTGTGGATAAAAAAGAAGATTTCGTGCTTTCGCCTATGGTAGGCACTTTCTATCATGCGCCCTCGCCCGGGGCTGAGCCTTATGTCAAAGCGGGCGATACGCTTAAAAAAGGGCAAATCGTGGGCATTGTAGAAGCGATGAAAATCATGAATGAAATTGAAGTGGAATACCCTTGCAAGGTGGTTTCTGTTGAAGTAGGAGACGCTCAACCGGTAGAATACGGCACGAAGCTCATCAAAGTTGAAAAGCTTTAA